TCTACGCAAAATCGTTAATCGTATCACTCTGTTTGGTTCGATCAGCCTCGGTATTATCGCTGTTTTACCGTTTATCGGGGAGGCGATTACCGGTAGCCAGGCTCTAACCTTTGGTGGTACCGGGTTGCTGATTGTTGTCAGCGTCGGCATCGAAACCTTGCGCCAGCTCGACTCGCAAATCATTAACGCTTCATACCAATAGTGGCGTGGCTAAAAACAGATATGGGTGCTAGAATGCATATGATATATAATTTTCTAACTCGATTTAGTGTTGGGGGGGTTTACAAGCCTGTCATCACTACTTATAATAGGAGCTTGTAGTTTATGGCGAGCAATAAGCAGGTCATTGAATTTGAGGGAACGATCCTAGAGACCCTTCCCAATGCTATGTTTCGTGTGCGTTTAGACAACGACCACGAGATTACTGGCATCATCGCCGGTAAGATGCGCATGCACTACATTAAGATCGTCCCAGGAGATAAGGTGACGGTCGAGATGACCCCTTACGACCTGACCAAGGGTCGAATAACTTATCGGCATAAATAAGGATTATCAATGAAGGTTCAAGCAAGTGTCAAAAGAATGTGTGTTGACTGCAAGATTATCCGCCGCGAAGGCGTGGTAAGAGTCATTTGCTCGAAACCGAAACATAAGCAGAGGCAGGGATAGATGGCGCGTGTAGCAGGGGTAAACATTCCAGACGACAAAAGGGCGGTAATCGCCCTGACTTACGTGCTAGGTATCGGGCTGACCAGCTCGAAAAAGATTTTAGATAAGGTCGGAGTGAATCACGATACTCGCATCAAGGACTTAACCGAGACTGAGCTAACTAAGATTCGAGAGACCATCGATGCTGACTATGAGGTAGAGGGTGATCTAGCCCAGCGTCGTCGCGTCAGC
Above is a genomic segment from Candidatus Saccharimonadales bacterium containing:
- the infA gene encoding translation initiation factor IF-1, encoding MASNKQVIEFEGTILETLPNAMFRVRLDNDHEITGIIAGKMRMHYIKIVPGDKVTVEMTPYDLTKGRITYRHK
- the rpmJ gene encoding 50S ribosomal protein L36, whose translation is MKVQASVKRMCVDCKIIRREGVVRVICSKPKHKQRQG
- the rpsM gene encoding 30S ribosomal protein S13; this encodes MARVAGVNIPDDKRAVIALTYVLGIGLTSSKKILDKVGVNHDTRIKDLTETELTKIRETIDADYEVEGDLAQRRRVSINRLREINSYRGLRHKANLPVRGQRTKTNARTRRGRRATVGGNKKV